A section of the bacterium genome encodes:
- a CDS encoding DUF2321 domain-containing protein, whose product MDDSHYDVAQICEKGHVINSMARDYPNSNQDYCDKCGAPTLMACPFCKTAIRGYYHVPGVTGFSNYNAPSFCYKCGKPFPWTAAALTAAQELADELDGLTDDERESLKKSLDELVCETPSTRVAETRFNRIMKKVGKDGYDSMRSILTDIVSETVRKTIFGP is encoded by the coding sequence ATGGATGATAGTCACTACGACGTTGCACAGATCTGCGAGAAAGGCCATGTCATCAACTCTATGGCACGGGATTATCCGAACAGCAACCAAGATTACTGTGACAAGTGTGGGGCGCCGACGCTTATGGCTTGCCCTTTCTGCAAGACCGCAATTCGGGGCTACTACCACGTGCCGGGGGTTACAGGTTTTAGCAATTACAATGCTCCTTCCTTTTGCTACAAGTGCGGCAAGCCCTTCCCCTGGACCGCTGCCGCTCTTACGGCTGCGCAGGAGCTAGCGGACGAGCTGGACGGGCTGACCGACGACGAGCGGGAATCTCTGAAGAAGAGCCTCGATGAGCTGGTTTGCGAAACTCCCAGCACCCGCGTCGCTGAGACGCGGTTCAATCGGATCATGAAGAAGGTCGGAAAGGATGGCTACGACAGCATGCGGTCAATTCTCACGGACATCGTGAGCGAGACTGTGCGCAAGACGATATTTGGTCCGTGA